A single window of Cheilinus undulatus linkage group 12, ASM1832078v1, whole genome shotgun sequence DNA harbors:
- the cltca gene encoding clathrin, heavy chain a (Hc) isoform X2, whose product MAQILPIRFQEHLQLQNLGINPANIGFSTLTMESDKFICVREKVGEQTQVVIIDMADPNTPIRRPISADSAIMNPASKVIALKAAKTLQIFNIEMKSKMKAHTMTDDVTFWKWISLNTVALVTDTAVYHWSMEGDSQPVKVFDRHSSLAGCQIINYRTDAKQKWLLLIGISAQQNRVVGAMQLYSVDRKVSQPIEGHAASFAQFKMEGNSEESTLFCFAVRGQAGGKLHIIEVGTPPTGNQPFPKKAVDVFFPPEAQNDFPVAMQISSKQDVVFLITKYGYIHLYDLETGTCIYMNRISGETIFVTAPHEATSGIIGVNRKGQVLSVCVEEENIIPYITNVLQNPDLALRLAVRNNLAGGEELFARKFNNLFAAGNYSEAAKVAANAPKGILRTPDTIRRFQSVPTQAGQTSPLLQYFGILLDQGQLNKFESLELCRPVLQQGRKQLLEKWLKEDKLECSEELGDLVKAVDPTLALSVYLRANVPNKVIQCFAETGQFPKIVLYAKKVGYTPDWIFLLRNVMRINPEQGLQFAQMLVQDEEPLADITQIVDVFMEYNLIQQCTSFLLDALKNNRPSEGPLQTRLLEMNLMHAPQVADAILGNQMFTNYDRAHIAQLCEKAGLLQRALEHYTDLYDIKRAVVHTHLLNPEWLVNFFGSLSVEDSLECLRAMLSANIRQNLQICVQVASKYHEQLTTQALTELFESFKSFEGLFYFLGSIVNFSQDPEVHFKYIQAACKTGQIKEVERICRESNCYDPERVKNFLKEAKLTDQLPLIIVCDRFDFVHDLVLYLYRNNLQKYIEIYVQKVNPSRLPVVVGGLLDVDCSEDVIKSLILVVRGQFSTDELVAEVEKRNRLKLLLPWLESRIHEGCEEPATHNALAKIYIDSNNNPERFLRENPYYDSRVVGKYCEKRDPHLACVAYERGQCDQELINVCNENSLFKSLSRYLVRRKDPDLWASVLLESNPFRRPLIDQVVQTALSETQDPEEVSVTVKAFMTADLPNELIELLEKIVLDNSVFSEHRNLQNLLILTAIKADRTRVMEYISRLDNYDAPDIANIAISNELFEEAFAIFKKFDVNTSAVQVLIEHIGNLDRAYEFAERCNEPAVWSQLAKAQLQKELVKEAIDSYIKADDPSAYMEVVQAADKSGNWEDLVKFLQMARKKARESYVETELIFALAKTNRLAELEEFINGPNNAHIQQVGDRCYDEKMYDAAKLLYNNVSNFGRLASTLVHLGEYQAAVDGARKANSTRTWKEVCFACVDGKEFRLAQMCGLHIVVHADELEELINYYQDRGYFEELITMLEAALGLERAHMGMFTELAILYSKFKPQKMREHLELFWSRVNIPKVLRAAEQAHLWAELVFLYDKYEEYDNAIITMMNHPTDAWKEGQFKDIITKVANVELYYRAIQFYLEFKPLLLNDLLIVLSPRLDHSRAVNFFSKVKQLPLVKPYLRSVQNHNNKSVNEALNNLFITEEDYQALRTSIDAYDNFDNISLAQRLEKHELIEFRRIAAYLFKGNNRWKQSVELCKKDKLYKDAMQYASESKDTELAEELLAWFLQENKKECFAACLFTCYDLLRPDVVLETAWRHNIMDFSMPYFIQVMREYLSKVDKLETSESLRKEEEQATETQPIVYGTPQLMLTAGPSVPVAPQQAYGYGYQAPAGFSQPAPQPGFGYGM is encoded by the exons cTCCAAAACTTAGGGATCAATCCGGCCAACATAGGCTTCAGCACCCTCACCATGGAGTCCGATAAATTCATCTGTGTCCGAGAGAAGGTGGGCGAGCAGACTCAAGTGGTGATCATCGACATGGCTGACCCAAATACACCCATCCGCAGGCCCATCTCAGCGGACAGCGCCATCATGAATCCAGCCAGCAAAGTCATTGCACTTAAAG CCGCCAAAACTCTTCAGATCTTCAACATTGAGATGAAGAGCAAGATGAAGGCACACACCATGACTGACGATGTCACCTTCTGGAAGTGGATCTCTCTGAACACAGTTGCACTTGTGACTGACACGGCTGTCTACCACTGGAGCATGGAGGGTGACTCACAGCCTGTGAAGGTCTTCGACCGCCACTCCAGCCTGGCAGGCTGCCAGATCATCAACTACCGCACTGACGCCAAGCAGAAATGGCTCCTGCTCATCGGTATCTCAGCCCAG caaAATCGAGTTGTTGGAGCCATGCAGCTCTACTCTGTTGACAGAAAGGTTTCTCAGCCCATTGAAGGCCACGCTGCCAGCTTCGCCCAGTTCAAGATGGAGGGGAATTCAGAGGAGTCGACTCTGTTCTGCTTTGCTGTCAGAGGCCAAGCTGGAGGAAAG TTGCACATCATTGAAGTAGGGACACCACCAACTGGCAACCAGCCTTTTCCAAAGAAAGCAGTGGATGTGTTCTTCCCTCCAGAAGCACAGAACGACTTCCCTGTGGCCATGCAG ataagCTCCAAGCAAGATGTGGTTTTCCTTATTACCAAGTACGGCTACATCCACCTTTATGACCTGGAGACGGGCACTTGCATCTACATGAACCGCATTAGCGGAGAGACCATCTTCGTCACCGCTCCACATGAAGCGACCTCCGGCATCATCGGGGTAAACAGGAAGGGACAG GTGCTGTCAGTCTGCGTGGAGGAGGAAAACATCATCCCCTACATCACTAATGTGCTGCAAAATCCAGATCTGGCTCTCCGCTTAGCTGTCCGCAACAACCTGGCTGGAGGTGAAGAGCTGTTTGCTCGCAAGTTCAACAACCTGTTTGCTGCTGGAAACTACTCCGAGGCTGCCAAGGTTGCTGCAAATGCACCAAAG GGTATCCTGAGAACCCCAGACACCATCCGTCGCTTCCAGAGTGTTCCCACCCAGGCTGGACAGACCTCCCCACTGCTGCAGTACTTTGGTATCCTGTTGGACCAGGGCCAGCTCAACAAGTTTGAGTCCCTGGAGCTTTGCAGGCCAGTTCTCCAGCAGGGACGAAAGCAGCTTTTAGAAAAGTGGCTAAAGGAAGACAAG CTGGAGTGCTCAGAGGAGCTGGGTGACCTGGTGAAGGCAGTGGACCCCACCTTGGCTCTTAGTGTCTACCTGCGAGCAAACGTTCCCAACAAAGTCATCCAGTGCTTTGCAGAGACTGGTCAGTTCCCAAAGATCGTCCTGTATGCCAAGAAG GTGGGCTACACTCCAGACTGGATCTTTCTGCTTAGGAATGTGATGCGCATCAATCCAGAACAAGGCTTGCAGTTTGCCCAGATGCTGGTGCAGGATGAAGAGCCActggctgacatcacacag ATTGTGGATGTGTTTATGGAGTACAACCTGATCCAGCAGTGCACCTCCTTCCTCCTGGATGCTTTGAAGAACAACAGACCCTCAGAGGGACCTCTGCAGACTCGCCTGCTGGAGATGAACCTCATGCATGCTCCACAG GTTGCTGATGCAATCTTGGGCAACCAGATGTTCACCAACTACGACCGTGCCCACATCGCCCAGCTGTGTGAGAAGGCAGGACTTCTGCAAAGAGCTCTGGAGCACTACACCGATCTGTACGACATCAAGCGTGCAGTCGTGCACACACACCTGCTCAACCCAGAG TGGCTGGTGAACTTCTTCGGCTCTCTGTCTGTGGAGGACTCCCTTGAGTGCCTCCGGGCGATGCTGTCAGCAAACATCCGCCAGAACCTGCAGATCTGCGTCCAGGTGGCCTCCAAGTACCATGAACAGCTCACCACACAGGCTCTCACTGAGCTTTTTGAGTCCTTCAAAAGTTTTGAAG GTCTGTTCTACTTCCTGGGCTCTATCGTAAACTTCAGTCAGGACCCAGAAGTTCACTTCAAATACATCCAGGCCGCCTGCAAGACGGGCCAGATCAAAGAGGTTGAGAGGATCTGCAGAGAGAGTAACTGCTACGACCCTGAGCGTGTCAAGAACTTCCTCAAG GAAGCCAAACTCACCGACCAGCTGCCACTCATCATCGTCTGCGACCGTTTCGACTTCGTCCACGACCTGGTGCTCTACCTTTACCGCAACAACCTGCAGAAGTACATTGAGATCTATGTTCAGAAG GTGAATCCAAGCCGTCTGCCTGTTGTGGTCGGTGGTCTCTTGGATGTGGACTGCTCAGAAGACGTCATTAAGAGTCTGATCCTGGTGGTGAGGGGACAGTTCTCCACTGATGAGCTGGTCGCTGAGGTGGAAAAGAGGAACAG actgaagcTGCTGCTTCCCTGGCTCGAGTCTCGTATCCATGAAGGCTGTGAGGAGCCTGCTACCCACAATGCTCTGGCCAAGATCTACATTGACAGCAACAACAACCCAGAGCGCTTCCTGAGGGAGAACCCGTACTACGACAGCCGTGTGGTGGGAAAATACTGCGAGAAGAGAGACCCCCACCTGGCCTGTGTGGCCTACGAGAGAGGACAGTGTGACCAGGAGCTCATCAAT gtctGCAATGAGAACTCCCTGTTCAAGAGCTTGTCCCGCTACCTGGTCCGCCGCAAAGACCCCGACCTGTGGGCCAGTGTGCTGCTGGAGAGCAACCCTTTCAGACGACCACTCATTGACCAG GTTGTGCAGACCGCCCTCTCAGAGACCCAGGACCCAGAGGAGGTGTCCGTCACAGTCAAGGCCTTCATGACTGCAGACCTGCCCAACGAGCTCATTGAGCTGCTGGAGAAGATCGTGCTGGACAACTCCGTCTTCAGTGAACACAG AAATCTGCAGAACCTGCTGATCCTGACGGCCATCAAAGCCGACCGTACTCGTGTGATGGAGTATATCAGCAGGCTGGACAACTATGACGCTCCTGACATTGCTAACATCGCCATCAGCAACGAGCTCTTTGAGGAGGCCTTCGCCATCTTCAAGAAGTTTGACGtcaacacctcagcagtgcag GTGCTGATCGAGCACATTGGAAACCTGGACAGGGCCTATGAGTTTGCAGAGCGCTGCAATGAGCCGGCTGTGTGGAGCCAGCTGGCGAAGGCTCAGCTGCAGAAAGAGCTGGTCAAAGAGGCCATCGACTCCTACATCAAAGCTGACGATCCCTCTGCGTACATGGAGGTGGTGCAGGCTGCTGATAAGAGCG GAAATTGGGAGGACCTGGTGAAGTTCCTTCAGATGGCTCGTAAGAAGGCCCGTGAGTCCTACGTGGAGACAGAGCTCATCTTTGCCTTGGCTAAAACTAACCGTTTGGCTGAGCTGGAGGAGTTCATCAATGGGCCAAACAACGCTCACATCCAGCAG GTTGGTGACCGCTGCTACGATGAAAAAATGTACGACGCTGCTAAACTGCTCTACAACAACGTCTCAAACTTTGGGCGTCTGGCCTCCACTCTGGTGCATCTCGGAGAGTACCAGGCTGCTGTGGATGGTGCCCGCAAGGCCAACAGCACCCGTACCTGGAAAGAGGTGTGCTTCGCCTGCGTGGATGGTAAAGAGTTCAGACTGGCCCAGATGTGTGGCCTGCACATTGTGGTGCACGCTGATGAACTGGAGGAGCTCATCAACTACTACCAG GACCGTGGTTACTTTGAGGAGCTGATCACCATGCTGGAGGCTGCTCTTGGCCTGGAGCGCGCTCACATGGGCATGTTCACAGAGCTCGCCATCCTTTACTCCAAGTTTAAGCCCCAGAAGATGAGGGAGCATCTGGAGCTCTTCTGGTCCAGAGTTAACATCCCAAAGGTcctgagagcagcagagcaggcTCACCTGTGGGCCGAGCTTGTCTTCCTGTACGACAAGTATGAGGAGTATGACAACGCCATCATTACCATGATGAACCACCCGACAGATGCCTGGAAGGAGGGACAGTTCAAGGACATCATCACCAAG GTGGCCAATGTGGAGCTGTACTACAGAGCCATCCAGTTCTATCTGGAGTTCAAGCCCTTGTTACTGAATGATTTGCTAATCGTGCTTTCACCAAGACTGGACCACTCCCGCGCCGTCAACTTCTTCAGCAAG GTGAAACAGCTGCCTCTGGTCAAACCCTACCTGCGGTCAGTACAGAACCACAACAACAAATCAGTCAATGAAGCACTTAACAACCTCTTCATCACAGAGGAGGACTACCAG GCACTGAGGACATCAATAGATGCCTACGACAACTTTGACAACATCTCACTGGCGCAGCGTTTGGAGAAACATGAGCTGATCGAGTTCAGGAGAATCGCTGCATACCTCTTTAAGGGCAACAACCGCTGGAAACAGAGTGTGGAGCTCTGCAAGAAGGACAAGCTCTACAAG GATGCCATGCAGTACGCCTCAGAGTCCAAGGACACAGAGCTGGCAGAGGAGCTGCTGGCCTGGTTCCTGCAAGAGAATAAGAAAGAGTGTTTCGCCGCCTGCTTGTTCACCTGCTATGACCTGCTGCGGCCTGACGTGGTGCTGGAGACAGCTTGGAGGCACAACATCATGGACTTTTCTATGCCATACTTCATTCAGGTCATGAGGGAGTACCTCAGCAAG GTAGATAAACTAGAAACCTCAGAGTCCCtaaggaaagaggaggagcaGGCAACAGAGACGCAACCCATCGTCTACG gcACACCCCAGCTGATGCTGACAGCGGGCCCCAGCGTACCCGTGGCCCCTCAGCAAGCTTACGGCTATGGCTACCAGGCGCCTGCAGGATTCAGTCAGCCAGCACCTCAGCCAGGATTTGGCTACGGCATGTAA
- the cltca gene encoding clathrin, heavy chain a (Hc) isoform X1 has protein sequence MAQILPIRFQEHLQLQNLGINPANIGFSTLTMESDKFICVREKVGEQTQVVIIDMADPNTPIRRPISADSAIMNPASKVIALKDAAKTLQIFNIEMKSKMKAHTMTDDVTFWKWISLNTVALVTDTAVYHWSMEGDSQPVKVFDRHSSLAGCQIINYRTDAKQKWLLLIGISAQQNRVVGAMQLYSVDRKVSQPIEGHAASFAQFKMEGNSEESTLFCFAVRGQAGGKLHIIEVGTPPTGNQPFPKKAVDVFFPPEAQNDFPVAMQISSKQDVVFLITKYGYIHLYDLETGTCIYMNRISGETIFVTAPHEATSGIIGVNRKGQVLSVCVEEENIIPYITNVLQNPDLALRLAVRNNLAGGEELFARKFNNLFAAGNYSEAAKVAANAPKGILRTPDTIRRFQSVPTQAGQTSPLLQYFGILLDQGQLNKFESLELCRPVLQQGRKQLLEKWLKEDKLECSEELGDLVKAVDPTLALSVYLRANVPNKVIQCFAETGQFPKIVLYAKKVGYTPDWIFLLRNVMRINPEQGLQFAQMLVQDEEPLADITQIVDVFMEYNLIQQCTSFLLDALKNNRPSEGPLQTRLLEMNLMHAPQVADAILGNQMFTNYDRAHIAQLCEKAGLLQRALEHYTDLYDIKRAVVHTHLLNPEWLVNFFGSLSVEDSLECLRAMLSANIRQNLQICVQVASKYHEQLTTQALTELFESFKSFEGLFYFLGSIVNFSQDPEVHFKYIQAACKTGQIKEVERICRESNCYDPERVKNFLKEAKLTDQLPLIIVCDRFDFVHDLVLYLYRNNLQKYIEIYVQKVNPSRLPVVVGGLLDVDCSEDVIKSLILVVRGQFSTDELVAEVEKRNRLKLLLPWLESRIHEGCEEPATHNALAKIYIDSNNNPERFLRENPYYDSRVVGKYCEKRDPHLACVAYERGQCDQELINVCNENSLFKSLSRYLVRRKDPDLWASVLLESNPFRRPLIDQVVQTALSETQDPEEVSVTVKAFMTADLPNELIELLEKIVLDNSVFSEHRNLQNLLILTAIKADRTRVMEYISRLDNYDAPDIANIAISNELFEEAFAIFKKFDVNTSAVQVLIEHIGNLDRAYEFAERCNEPAVWSQLAKAQLQKELVKEAIDSYIKADDPSAYMEVVQAADKSGNWEDLVKFLQMARKKARESYVETELIFALAKTNRLAELEEFINGPNNAHIQQVGDRCYDEKMYDAAKLLYNNVSNFGRLASTLVHLGEYQAAVDGARKANSTRTWKEVCFACVDGKEFRLAQMCGLHIVVHADELEELINYYQDRGYFEELITMLEAALGLERAHMGMFTELAILYSKFKPQKMREHLELFWSRVNIPKVLRAAEQAHLWAELVFLYDKYEEYDNAIITMMNHPTDAWKEGQFKDIITKVANVELYYRAIQFYLEFKPLLLNDLLIVLSPRLDHSRAVNFFSKVKQLPLVKPYLRSVQNHNNKSVNEALNNLFITEEDYQALRTSIDAYDNFDNISLAQRLEKHELIEFRRIAAYLFKGNNRWKQSVELCKKDKLYKDAMQYASESKDTELAEELLAWFLQENKKECFAACLFTCYDLLRPDVVLETAWRHNIMDFSMPYFIQVMREYLSKVDKLETSESLRKEEEQATETQPIVYGTPQLMLTAGPSVPVAPQQAYGYGYQAPAGFSQPAPQPGFGYGM, from the exons cTCCAAAACTTAGGGATCAATCCGGCCAACATAGGCTTCAGCACCCTCACCATGGAGTCCGATAAATTCATCTGTGTCCGAGAGAAGGTGGGCGAGCAGACTCAAGTGGTGATCATCGACATGGCTGACCCAAATACACCCATCCGCAGGCCCATCTCAGCGGACAGCGCCATCATGAATCCAGCCAGCAAAGTCATTGCACTTAAAG ACG CCGCCAAAACTCTTCAGATCTTCAACATTGAGATGAAGAGCAAGATGAAGGCACACACCATGACTGACGATGTCACCTTCTGGAAGTGGATCTCTCTGAACACAGTTGCACTTGTGACTGACACGGCTGTCTACCACTGGAGCATGGAGGGTGACTCACAGCCTGTGAAGGTCTTCGACCGCCACTCCAGCCTGGCAGGCTGCCAGATCATCAACTACCGCACTGACGCCAAGCAGAAATGGCTCCTGCTCATCGGTATCTCAGCCCAG caaAATCGAGTTGTTGGAGCCATGCAGCTCTACTCTGTTGACAGAAAGGTTTCTCAGCCCATTGAAGGCCACGCTGCCAGCTTCGCCCAGTTCAAGATGGAGGGGAATTCAGAGGAGTCGACTCTGTTCTGCTTTGCTGTCAGAGGCCAAGCTGGAGGAAAG TTGCACATCATTGAAGTAGGGACACCACCAACTGGCAACCAGCCTTTTCCAAAGAAAGCAGTGGATGTGTTCTTCCCTCCAGAAGCACAGAACGACTTCCCTGTGGCCATGCAG ataagCTCCAAGCAAGATGTGGTTTTCCTTATTACCAAGTACGGCTACATCCACCTTTATGACCTGGAGACGGGCACTTGCATCTACATGAACCGCATTAGCGGAGAGACCATCTTCGTCACCGCTCCACATGAAGCGACCTCCGGCATCATCGGGGTAAACAGGAAGGGACAG GTGCTGTCAGTCTGCGTGGAGGAGGAAAACATCATCCCCTACATCACTAATGTGCTGCAAAATCCAGATCTGGCTCTCCGCTTAGCTGTCCGCAACAACCTGGCTGGAGGTGAAGAGCTGTTTGCTCGCAAGTTCAACAACCTGTTTGCTGCTGGAAACTACTCCGAGGCTGCCAAGGTTGCTGCAAATGCACCAAAG GGTATCCTGAGAACCCCAGACACCATCCGTCGCTTCCAGAGTGTTCCCACCCAGGCTGGACAGACCTCCCCACTGCTGCAGTACTTTGGTATCCTGTTGGACCAGGGCCAGCTCAACAAGTTTGAGTCCCTGGAGCTTTGCAGGCCAGTTCTCCAGCAGGGACGAAAGCAGCTTTTAGAAAAGTGGCTAAAGGAAGACAAG CTGGAGTGCTCAGAGGAGCTGGGTGACCTGGTGAAGGCAGTGGACCCCACCTTGGCTCTTAGTGTCTACCTGCGAGCAAACGTTCCCAACAAAGTCATCCAGTGCTTTGCAGAGACTGGTCAGTTCCCAAAGATCGTCCTGTATGCCAAGAAG GTGGGCTACACTCCAGACTGGATCTTTCTGCTTAGGAATGTGATGCGCATCAATCCAGAACAAGGCTTGCAGTTTGCCCAGATGCTGGTGCAGGATGAAGAGCCActggctgacatcacacag ATTGTGGATGTGTTTATGGAGTACAACCTGATCCAGCAGTGCACCTCCTTCCTCCTGGATGCTTTGAAGAACAACAGACCCTCAGAGGGACCTCTGCAGACTCGCCTGCTGGAGATGAACCTCATGCATGCTCCACAG GTTGCTGATGCAATCTTGGGCAACCAGATGTTCACCAACTACGACCGTGCCCACATCGCCCAGCTGTGTGAGAAGGCAGGACTTCTGCAAAGAGCTCTGGAGCACTACACCGATCTGTACGACATCAAGCGTGCAGTCGTGCACACACACCTGCTCAACCCAGAG TGGCTGGTGAACTTCTTCGGCTCTCTGTCTGTGGAGGACTCCCTTGAGTGCCTCCGGGCGATGCTGTCAGCAAACATCCGCCAGAACCTGCAGATCTGCGTCCAGGTGGCCTCCAAGTACCATGAACAGCTCACCACACAGGCTCTCACTGAGCTTTTTGAGTCCTTCAAAAGTTTTGAAG GTCTGTTCTACTTCCTGGGCTCTATCGTAAACTTCAGTCAGGACCCAGAAGTTCACTTCAAATACATCCAGGCCGCCTGCAAGACGGGCCAGATCAAAGAGGTTGAGAGGATCTGCAGAGAGAGTAACTGCTACGACCCTGAGCGTGTCAAGAACTTCCTCAAG GAAGCCAAACTCACCGACCAGCTGCCACTCATCATCGTCTGCGACCGTTTCGACTTCGTCCACGACCTGGTGCTCTACCTTTACCGCAACAACCTGCAGAAGTACATTGAGATCTATGTTCAGAAG GTGAATCCAAGCCGTCTGCCTGTTGTGGTCGGTGGTCTCTTGGATGTGGACTGCTCAGAAGACGTCATTAAGAGTCTGATCCTGGTGGTGAGGGGACAGTTCTCCACTGATGAGCTGGTCGCTGAGGTGGAAAAGAGGAACAG actgaagcTGCTGCTTCCCTGGCTCGAGTCTCGTATCCATGAAGGCTGTGAGGAGCCTGCTACCCACAATGCTCTGGCCAAGATCTACATTGACAGCAACAACAACCCAGAGCGCTTCCTGAGGGAGAACCCGTACTACGACAGCCGTGTGGTGGGAAAATACTGCGAGAAGAGAGACCCCCACCTGGCCTGTGTGGCCTACGAGAGAGGACAGTGTGACCAGGAGCTCATCAAT gtctGCAATGAGAACTCCCTGTTCAAGAGCTTGTCCCGCTACCTGGTCCGCCGCAAAGACCCCGACCTGTGGGCCAGTGTGCTGCTGGAGAGCAACCCTTTCAGACGACCACTCATTGACCAG GTTGTGCAGACCGCCCTCTCAGAGACCCAGGACCCAGAGGAGGTGTCCGTCACAGTCAAGGCCTTCATGACTGCAGACCTGCCCAACGAGCTCATTGAGCTGCTGGAGAAGATCGTGCTGGACAACTCCGTCTTCAGTGAACACAG AAATCTGCAGAACCTGCTGATCCTGACGGCCATCAAAGCCGACCGTACTCGTGTGATGGAGTATATCAGCAGGCTGGACAACTATGACGCTCCTGACATTGCTAACATCGCCATCAGCAACGAGCTCTTTGAGGAGGCCTTCGCCATCTTCAAGAAGTTTGACGtcaacacctcagcagtgcag GTGCTGATCGAGCACATTGGAAACCTGGACAGGGCCTATGAGTTTGCAGAGCGCTGCAATGAGCCGGCTGTGTGGAGCCAGCTGGCGAAGGCTCAGCTGCAGAAAGAGCTGGTCAAAGAGGCCATCGACTCCTACATCAAAGCTGACGATCCCTCTGCGTACATGGAGGTGGTGCAGGCTGCTGATAAGAGCG GAAATTGGGAGGACCTGGTGAAGTTCCTTCAGATGGCTCGTAAGAAGGCCCGTGAGTCCTACGTGGAGACAGAGCTCATCTTTGCCTTGGCTAAAACTAACCGTTTGGCTGAGCTGGAGGAGTTCATCAATGGGCCAAACAACGCTCACATCCAGCAG GTTGGTGACCGCTGCTACGATGAAAAAATGTACGACGCTGCTAAACTGCTCTACAACAACGTCTCAAACTTTGGGCGTCTGGCCTCCACTCTGGTGCATCTCGGAGAGTACCAGGCTGCTGTGGATGGTGCCCGCAAGGCCAACAGCACCCGTACCTGGAAAGAGGTGTGCTTCGCCTGCGTGGATGGTAAAGAGTTCAGACTGGCCCAGATGTGTGGCCTGCACATTGTGGTGCACGCTGATGAACTGGAGGAGCTCATCAACTACTACCAG GACCGTGGTTACTTTGAGGAGCTGATCACCATGCTGGAGGCTGCTCTTGGCCTGGAGCGCGCTCACATGGGCATGTTCACAGAGCTCGCCATCCTTTACTCCAAGTTTAAGCCCCAGAAGATGAGGGAGCATCTGGAGCTCTTCTGGTCCAGAGTTAACATCCCAAAGGTcctgagagcagcagagcaggcTCACCTGTGGGCCGAGCTTGTCTTCCTGTACGACAAGTATGAGGAGTATGACAACGCCATCATTACCATGATGAACCACCCGACAGATGCCTGGAAGGAGGGACAGTTCAAGGACATCATCACCAAG GTGGCCAATGTGGAGCTGTACTACAGAGCCATCCAGTTCTATCTGGAGTTCAAGCCCTTGTTACTGAATGATTTGCTAATCGTGCTTTCACCAAGACTGGACCACTCCCGCGCCGTCAACTTCTTCAGCAAG GTGAAACAGCTGCCTCTGGTCAAACCCTACCTGCGGTCAGTACAGAACCACAACAACAAATCAGTCAATGAAGCACTTAACAACCTCTTCATCACAGAGGAGGACTACCAG GCACTGAGGACATCAATAGATGCCTACGACAACTTTGACAACATCTCACTGGCGCAGCGTTTGGAGAAACATGAGCTGATCGAGTTCAGGAGAATCGCTGCATACCTCTTTAAGGGCAACAACCGCTGGAAACAGAGTGTGGAGCTCTGCAAGAAGGACAAGCTCTACAAG GATGCCATGCAGTACGCCTCAGAGTCCAAGGACACAGAGCTGGCAGAGGAGCTGCTGGCCTGGTTCCTGCAAGAGAATAAGAAAGAGTGTTTCGCCGCCTGCTTGTTCACCTGCTATGACCTGCTGCGGCCTGACGTGGTGCTGGAGACAGCTTGGAGGCACAACATCATGGACTTTTCTATGCCATACTTCATTCAGGTCATGAGGGAGTACCTCAGCAAG GTAGATAAACTAGAAACCTCAGAGTCCCtaaggaaagaggaggagcaGGCAACAGAGACGCAACCCATCGTCTACG gcACACCCCAGCTGATGCTGACAGCGGGCCCCAGCGTACCCGTGGCCCCTCAGCAAGCTTACGGCTATGGCTACCAGGCGCCTGCAGGATTCAGTCAGCCAGCACCTCAGCCAGGATTTGGCTACGGCATGTAA